The Apium graveolens cultivar Ventura chromosome 11, ASM990537v1, whole genome shotgun sequence genome has a window encoding:
- the LOC141696481 gene encoding secreted RxLR effector protein 161-like: MSDCKPVKYPVETKIQIDKDEKGKAVNPTQFKSIVGGLRYLVHTRPDIAYDVGIVSRYMERPTTLHQTTVKRILRYIKGTLDLGLIYSRGAGNYILSGFSDSDLAGNVEDRRSTGRMAFYLDESLITWVSQKQRCVTLSSCEAEFMAATVAACQGVWLRNLLSQITGRKFGPVIIYMDNKSAIDLAKNPVFHGRSKHIDIRFHFIRECVERKEIVVRCHPSL, encoded by the exons ATGTCTGACTGCAAACCAGTTAAGTATCCCGTGGAGACAAAGATTCAGATTGACAAGGATGAGAAGGGGAAGGCTGTGAATCCCACCCAATTCAAAAGCATAGTAGGTGGGCTTAGATATTTGGTGCATACACGTCCTGATATAGCATACGATGTTGGTATAGTCAGTAGATACATGGAACGCCCTACTACATTGCACCAAACGACTGTGAAGCGAATCCTGAGGTATATAAAAGGGACGTTGGATCTTGGGTTAATCTATTCGAGAGGAGCTGGTAACTATATTCTATCTGGTTTTTCGGACAGCGACCTAGCTGGGAACGTGGAGGATCGTAGGAGTACAGGAAGGATGGCATTCTACTTAGATGAGAGCCTCATAACCTGGGTATCACAGAAGCAAAGATGCGTGACTTTGTCTTCGTGTGAAGCAGAGTTCATGGCGGCAACTGTTGCAGCTTGTCAAGGTGTATGGCTAAGAAACTTATTGAGTCAAATAACTGGGCGCAAGTTTGGTCCTGTGATTATATATATGGACAATAAATCTGCGATAGACTTGGCGAAAAACCCTGTTTTTCATGGAAGGAGTAAACACATAGACATCCGTTTTCACTTTATCCGCGAATGTGTTGAACGAAAGGAAATTGTTGTCAG GTGTCATCCTAGTTTGTAG